From a region of the Fischerella sp. JS2 genome:
- a CDS encoding energy-coupling factor transporter transmembrane component T, translating to MASSNVPVLYQDKDTVIHRRDPRVKIVLFFLLFLYLFLAPNWQWLMVLTILGLILAAISRTPWKWIALLWAIHIPTFLTLILVPAGADLLAGDFSKALEAATAELRLVLAWTASIIISISLLSTMDADELTRGLRGLRLPGVVAFAVGLSYRLLYTTLSEAFRIADAMRMKGVELDPRHFFRFIWNSIRMSLPILFAVLRRGPVLMSALEMRGFLRGRSSGLGKLDLGDVVFLLIGLIVFGLAVSDRFGVLPFSLGSVK from the coding sequence GTGGCTTCCTCAAATGTACCTGTCCTCTACCAAGATAAAGACACGGTTATTCATCGCCGTGATCCGCGTGTGAAGATTGTGTTGTTTTTTTTGCTATTTTTATACCTGTTTTTAGCTCCAAACTGGCAATGGCTAATGGTGCTGACCATCTTGGGACTGATTCTAGCAGCAATCTCACGCACTCCTTGGAAGTGGATAGCTTTGCTATGGGCAATTCACATCCCGACCTTTTTGACTCTAATTCTCGTTCCAGCAGGTGCGGATTTATTAGCAGGGGATTTTAGCAAAGCCTTGGAAGCAGCCACCGCCGAACTGCGTCTCGTATTGGCATGGACAGCCTCAATCATCATCAGCATTTCCTTGCTTTCAACAATGGATGCCGACGAATTGACAAGAGGCTTGCGGGGATTGCGGCTTCCTGGAGTAGTTGCCTTTGCAGTTGGGTTATCATACCGATTGTTGTACACTACCCTGAGTGAAGCTTTCCGGATCGCGGATGCAATGAGGATGAAGGGTGTTGAATTAGATCCAAGGCACTTCTTCCGCTTCATCTGGAATTCAATCAGGATGTCTCTACCGATTCTGTTTGCTGTTCTCAGACGTGGCCCGGTACTAATGTCAGCATTAGAGATGCGAGGGTTTTTAAGGGGGCGTAGTAGTGGATTAGGAAAGCTAGACCTTGGGGATGTAGTTTTTCTCCTCATTGGTCTTATAGTATTTGGTTTAGCTGTGAGCGATCGCTTCGGCGTATTGCCTTTTTCCCTTGGCTCTGTAAAATGA
- a CDS encoding sodium:calcium exchanger, which produces MKLFFWVLVLAAAAWGAHWGADKLAEPLKKIRQQWGLSEAAGAAFIALATASPEVGTNVVSAVQGLKDIGLGNLLGSNIISVPAIVTVAYIASRKHTKNSKSNRRRHHSMRVKPEALYVQALPYLGIIALAAVLTLPQPWRGLQPIDGWIMLAAYIVYVAQAIMRDRQDGQAVRWNKKEIIVATLGVLLLALGAYFTVTATENIVSLLGISKLIGGLFITSTMSIAPEIFATWSVACSGQITAATTNVIADNTVTMTLAFFPLALVNLSIDNLLIFCVNLAFVALLGIVYAAFIYWGSDKNSFQLWEVITLNGVYFAYLAVMLFGVLKVF; this is translated from the coding sequence ATGAAATTATTTTTCTGGGTATTGGTTTTGGCTGCTGCTGCATGGGGGGCGCATTGGGGAGCAGACAAACTAGCTGAACCACTCAAAAAAATACGACAACAGTGGGGTTTGTCAGAAGCCGCAGGCGCTGCTTTTATTGCTCTTGCTACTGCTAGCCCAGAAGTAGGTACTAACGTTGTCAGCGCTGTTCAAGGTTTGAAAGACATTGGACTGGGTAATTTACTCGGTTCAAATATTATTTCCGTTCCGGCAATTGTTACTGTTGCCTATATCGCCTCTCGCAAACATACTAAAAATTCCAAGTCCAATCGCCGCCGTCATCATTCCATGCGGGTTAAACCAGAGGCTTTGTATGTACAAGCCTTGCCTTATCTAGGAATTATCGCATTGGCAGCCGTACTAACTCTTCCTCAGCCCTGGCGGGGGCTGCAACCTATTGACGGTTGGATTATGCTTGCAGCTTATATAGTTTATGTAGCACAAGCAATAATGCGCGATCGCCAGGATGGTCAAGCCGTACGATGGAATAAAAAAGAGATTATTGTTGCTACCTTAGGTGTTCTCCTGTTAGCTTTAGGTGCTTATTTTACAGTCACAGCAACAGAAAATATTGTTTCTTTATTAGGAATTTCCAAGCTCATAGGCGGGCTGTTTATCACCTCAACCATGAGCATTGCACCAGAAATATTTGCTACCTGGAGTGTAGCATGTAGCGGTCAAATCACGGCTGCTACTACAAATGTCATTGCTGACAATACAGTCACTATGACACTAGCTTTCTTTCCACTGGCTCTGGTAAATTTGTCTATAGACAACTTATTGATATTTTGCGTTAATTTAGCTTTTGTGGCATTGCTAGGGATAGTATATGCTGCCTTTATTTATTGGGGTTCTGACAAAAACAGTTTCCAGCTTTGGGAGGTGATCACCCTCAACGGAGTCTATTTTGCTTACCTAGCTGTAATGCTTTTTGGCGTTTTAAAAGTTTTCTAG
- a CDS encoding alpha/beta hydrolase, translating to MSKTDSHPYFFTPQSSSPEYPLLVFLPGMDETGKEMMRIQTAGLEAAFDVRCFVIPPDELTNWANLAEEVISLTQAELKKVPRTSVYLCGESFGACIALKVMEKIPEMFARFILINSASSFHRVSLLYFCSLLFPYTPNFFYQISSFIALPFLAPVNRLSPAAREALLEAVSSAPKKTAEQRLFLLREFSIDENKLFQITQPVLLIASKNDRLLPSQAEAQRLAKIFPQSRLVTLPHSGHACLVETDVNLWQILQAENFLN from the coding sequence ATGTCAAAAACTGATAGTCATCCTTATTTTTTTACTCCTCAATCTTCTAGTCCAGAATATCCACTCTTGGTATTTTTACCGGGAATGGATGAGACAGGAAAGGAGATGATGCGTATTCAAACAGCAGGTTTAGAAGCGGCTTTTGATGTTCGTTGTTTTGTAATTCCACCAGATGAACTTACAAACTGGGCTAATTTAGCGGAGGAAGTAATATCTCTGACTCAAGCCGAACTAAAAAAAGTACCCCGAACTTCTGTTTACCTGTGTGGTGAATCTTTTGGTGCTTGTATAGCACTAAAAGTTATGGAGAAAATACCTGAAATGTTTGCTCGATTTATTTTAATCAATTCTGCTTCTTCTTTTCATCGGGTAAGTTTGCTTTATTTTTGTTCCCTTTTGTTTCCTTATACACCTAACTTTTTTTATCAAATTTCATCTTTTATAGCTTTGCCTTTTCTTGCTCCTGTAAATCGACTTTCTCCTGCTGCAAGAGAAGCATTGTTGGAAGCAGTTAGTTCTGCACCTAAGAAAACAGCTGAGCAACGTCTTTTCCTTCTAAGAGAATTTTCAATAGATGAAAATAAACTATTTCAAATTACTCAACCTGTGTTGCTGATTGCTAGCAAAAATGATCGACTTTTACCTTCACAAGCAGAAGCTCAACGCTTAGCTAAAATTTTTCCCCAGTCTCGATTAGTGACCTTACCTCACAGTGGTCATGCTTGTCTAGTCGAAACAGATGTTAATCTTTGGCAAATTCTACAAGCAGAAAACTTTTTGAATTGA
- a CDS encoding DUF2231 domain-containing protein, with protein sequence MQNIHPIFVHFPLALLSVGLLFDVLGYLLKKQSLTSAGWWCFSVGVLSAIVTVFTGMQAEHTVKVSGEAHEILESHEHFQITSTVVFVVLWIWRCITREGIPKLAIIYFVITVIAVGAISYGAHYGGELVYEYGVGTAVQPPA encoded by the coding sequence ATGCAAAACATTCACCCGATATTTGTTCATTTTCCCTTGGCACTACTTTCTGTAGGTTTGCTGTTTGATGTTCTTGGTTATTTGCTGAAAAAGCAATCCTTAACTAGTGCCGGATGGTGGTGTTTTTCTGTAGGTGTGTTATCAGCAATTGTAACTGTGTTTACAGGAATGCAAGCTGAACATACAGTTAAAGTTAGTGGAGAAGCCCATGAAATTTTAGAGAGTCACGAACATTTTCAAATAACTTCTACTGTAGTGTTTGTAGTGTTGTGGATTTGGCGCTGTATTACAAGGGAAGGTATTCCAAAACTTGCTATTATTTATTTTGTCATTACAGTGATCGCAGTGGGCGCAATTAGCTACGGCGCTCACTATGGCGGAGAATTAGTGTATGAATACGGTGTAGGTACAGCAGTACAGCCTCCTGCATAA
- a CDS encoding cupin domain-containing protein — translation MQNNQSHKPTIDYWYVWTDQDGVSHQSRRQIEDFTHKGIAPGTSPQWLSNLKQPNATITYTVLPVGWIGEWHENPKPQWIVPLSGRWFVETMDGQRVEMGPGEISFGGDQGTKEDAQGHKGHLSGTVGDQPAVLMMVQFEKTPSME, via the coding sequence ATGCAGAATAATCAATCACATAAACCGACAATTGATTACTGGTATGTCTGGACTGATCAAGATGGTGTAAGCCATCAGTCCCGCCGTCAAATTGAGGACTTTACCCACAAAGGTATAGCACCTGGTACTTCTCCTCAATGGCTATCTAATTTGAAGCAGCCTAATGCCACAATTACGTATACTGTTTTACCAGTAGGATGGATTGGAGAGTGGCATGAGAACCCGAAGCCTCAGTGGATTGTGCCACTGTCGGGACGCTGGTTTGTGGAGACTATGGATGGTCAACGAGTGGAGATGGGTCCTGGCGAAATTTCATTTGGAGGAGACCAAGGTACAAAAGAAGATGCACAAGGACACAAAGGTCATCTGTCTGGAACAGTAGGCGATCAGCCAGCTGTTTTGATGATGGTGCAATTTGAAAAAACCCCAAGTATGGAGTAG
- a CDS encoding DUF4396 domain-containing protein encodes MPKWLYDIAIISLITAGICSLIIALDIFTKHPQNMWIMQVVWPVTALWSGPLGLYAYYKVGRLSTKQRVQRAKERDEEPPNKKKPFWQSVGIGATHCGSGCTLGDIIAEWFVFFVPIVIFGSHILGTWVLDYIVAFIFGIAFQYFTIKPMRGLSMGEGLKAAVKADTLSLTAWQVGMYGWMAIAFFLLFSPETLRPNNPVFWFMMQIGMFCGFLTSYPVNWWLLSQKIKEVM; translated from the coding sequence ATGCCCAAATGGCTTTATGACATTGCGATTATTTCATTAATTACTGCTGGTATTTGTTCTTTGATAATTGCGCTCGATATCTTTACTAAACATCCACAAAATATGTGGATTATGCAAGTAGTTTGGCCAGTGACAGCTTTGTGGTCAGGGCCACTGGGACTTTATGCCTATTACAAAGTAGGTCGCCTGAGTACCAAACAGCGAGTTCAAAGAGCAAAAGAACGAGACGAAGAACCTCCAAATAAGAAAAAACCCTTCTGGCAAAGTGTTGGTATAGGAGCAACTCATTGCGGCAGTGGTTGCACTTTAGGAGATATTATTGCCGAATGGTTTGTTTTTTTCGTGCCAATTGTTATCTTTGGTAGTCACATTCTTGGCACTTGGGTATTAGATTATATTGTCGCATTCATTTTTGGGATTGCTTTTCAATATTTCACCATCAAACCGATGCGAGGACTTTCGATGGGTGAGGGTCTCAAAGCTGCGGTGAAAGCGGATACCCTTTCGTTAACAGCGTGGCAAGTTGGGATGTATGGTTGGATGGCGATCGCTTTTTTTCTTCTTTTTTCACCAGAAACATTACGCCCAAACAATCCTGTGTTCTGGTTCATGATGCAGATTGGTATGTTTTGTGGCTTTCTCACTAGCTATCCAGTAAATTGGTGGCTGCTTAGTCAAAAAATTAAAGAAGTCATGTAA
- a CDS encoding glycoside hydrolase family 15 protein gives MKIFTQAQAFGSPGIDPRWTHANKDGVGTAYSTSSRVWFTVWNGVVTEVYHPTVDRPQIRDLQYLISDGKSFFHEEKRHLQSKVEHLWTYGLGFRITNCDPQGRYAIIKEAIADPHLSCILQHTKLTGEREFVSQIQLYALCAPHLEVGGRGNNGYAVEVAGQNILVAEKAGTWLALGATVPFNRLSCGYVGQSDGWTDLADNFQMDWQFNRALDGNLALTGELELDSSEEFTLGLAFGTTLHNAISTLFQSLNLPFEQQKQQYNEQWKRSRNDIKPLENISHDEGKLYHSSISLLLAHEDKTYPGALIASMAIPWGEVKDDQDQGGYHLVWTRDMVSSVAGLVAAGETDTAVRSLIYLATSQQEDGGFAQNFWIDGEPYWKGIQLDEVAFPILLAWLLHQEKVSLHFDIYPMILRAAGYLIRHGPATQQERWEECSGYSPSTLACNIAGLICAAQFAHERGDEATAQFIEEYADFLESHIEDWTVTTEGTLVPGIKQHYIRITPTDINNPQPNENPNQGTLFLSSQPPGETAEFPAKEIVDGGFLQLVRYGIRKPDDPIIVDSVKVIDTVLKVDTPVGSCWHRYNHDGYGQQEDGSPYMGWGKGRAWPLLTGERGHYELAVGGDVKTYIQAMEGFASDTCLLPEQVWDEADKPDVHMYLGKPTGSAMPLMWAHAEYIKLLRSTHDGQVFDFIPAVANRYLGDRSRCKSLEVWKFNRQVSKVKKGHTLRVQALVSFQLHWSQDNWQTAQDTPSTSTKLGVNYVDIPVSADQQEPISFTFFWIESSKWERRNYKVTVD, from the coding sequence ATGAAAATTTTTACTCAAGCACAAGCTTTTGGCTCACCTGGCATCGATCCCCGATGGACTCATGCGAATAAAGATGGAGTCGGAACAGCCTACTCTACTTCCAGCCGCGTTTGGTTTACTGTCTGGAACGGTGTTGTCACCGAAGTCTACCATCCTACAGTGGATCGACCCCAAATTCGGGATTTGCAATATCTTATTTCTGACGGAAAAAGCTTTTTCCATGAAGAGAAACGCCATCTGCAATCAAAAGTGGAACATCTGTGGACTTATGGTTTAGGATTCCGCATTACTAATTGCGATCCCCAAGGGCGTTATGCCATTATCAAAGAAGCGATCGCTGACCCGCATTTATCCTGTATTTTACAACACACAAAGTTAACAGGAGAGCGTGAGTTCGTTTCCCAAATCCAGTTATACGCTTTGTGTGCGCCACATCTGGAGGTTGGCGGTCGAGGTAATAATGGTTACGCAGTAGAAGTTGCTGGACAAAATATTCTTGTAGCAGAAAAAGCAGGAACTTGGCTAGCGCTAGGTGCAACAGTCCCGTTTAATCGTCTTTCGTGTGGCTATGTTGGTCAAAGTGATGGCTGGACAGATTTAGCTGATAATTTCCAGATGGATTGGCAGTTCAACAGAGCTTTAGATGGTAATTTGGCTCTGACTGGAGAGTTAGAGCTAGATAGTAGTGAAGAGTTTACTTTAGGACTAGCATTTGGCACAACACTGCACAATGCAATTTCCACACTGTTTCAGTCGCTGAATCTGCCTTTTGAACAGCAGAAGCAGCAATATAACGAACAGTGGAAGCGATCGCGCAACGATATCAAACCATTAGAAAATATTTCCCATGACGAAGGTAAGTTATATCACAGCAGCATTAGTTTGTTGTTGGCACATGAAGACAAAACTTATCCTGGTGCTTTAATTGCATCTATGGCTATTCCTTGGGGTGAAGTCAAAGACGACCAAGACCAAGGGGGATATCACCTTGTTTGGACGCGGGACATGGTGAGCAGTGTAGCAGGTTTAGTGGCGGCTGGGGAAACAGATACAGCAGTGCGATCGCTGATTTATCTGGCTACCAGCCAGCAGGAAGACGGCGGATTTGCTCAAAACTTCTGGATTGATGGTGAACCCTACTGGAAGGGCATTCAACTTGATGAAGTAGCCTTTCCCATTCTTCTAGCATGGCTTTTACACCAGGAAAAAGTATCACTGCACTTTGATATTTATCCGATGATTCTACGGGCGGCGGGTTATTTAATTCGTCACGGCCCTGCTACCCAACAAGAACGCTGGGAAGAATGTAGCGGTTATTCACCTTCGACACTAGCCTGTAACATAGCTGGCTTAATCTGTGCTGCCCAATTTGCCCACGAACGTGGCGATGAAGCCACAGCACAATTCATCGAAGAATATGCCGATTTTTTAGAATCACACATTGAAGATTGGACGGTTACTACCGAAGGAACTCTAGTTCCTGGTATCAAACAACATTACATTCGGATTACTCCTACAGATATCAATAATCCTCAACCGAATGAAAATCCGAACCAAGGAACTCTTTTCCTCAGCAGTCAGCCACCTGGTGAAACAGCAGAATTTCCGGCAAAGGAAATTGTCGATGGCGGGTTTTTGCAATTGGTACGTTACGGAATTCGTAAACCTGATGACCCAATTATTGTTGATTCTGTCAAAGTCATTGATACAGTCTTGAAAGTAGATACACCTGTTGGATCTTGTTGGCATCGTTACAACCACGACGGCTACGGACAGCAAGAAGATGGCAGTCCCTATATGGGTTGGGGTAAAGGACGTGCTTGGCCTCTGTTGACAGGAGAACGCGGACATTATGAATTGGCTGTTGGTGGTGATGTCAAGACATATATTCAGGCGATGGAAGGATTTGCTTCAGATACTTGTTTGCTACCAGAACAGGTTTGGGATGAGGCAGATAAACCTGATGTGCATATGTACTTAGGAAAACCAACTGGTTCTGCAATGCCCCTAATGTGGGCGCACGCAGAGTATATCAAACTGCTGCGATCAACTCATGATGGTCAGGTGTTTGATTTTATCCCAGCAGTAGCGAATCGCTATTTAGGCGATCGCTCTAGGTGTAAGTCGCTGGAAGTCTGGAAATTTAACCGTCAAGTCAGTAAGGTCAAAAAAGGCCATACCTTAAGAGTTCAAGCTTTAGTGTCTTTTCAATTACATTGGTCACAGGATAATTGGCAAACTGCACAAGATACGCCTTCTACTTCCACAAAGTTGGGGGTAAATTATGTGGACATCCCAGTTTCTGCTGACCAGCAAGAACCAATAAGCTTTACTTTTTTCTGGATTGAAAGCAGTAAATGGGAAAGACGCAATTATAAGGTTACGGTCGATTAG
- a CDS encoding SDR family oxidoreductase, translating to MNTSKPEVVVITGASAGIGRATVRAFAKRGAYIGLVARSRDGLEGARQEVESAGGKALMLPTDVSNPEQVEAAAAAVEKEFGPIDIWVNNAMASILSPFLEIKPEEFRRVTEVTYLGYVYGTMAALRRMKPRDRGTIVQVGSALAYRSIPLQSAYCGAKSAIRGFTDSIRCELHHDGSNVHITMVQMPAVNTPQFDWIKNNMPHKSQPVPPIFQPEVAAEAIVWAATHKRRELYVGSSTVEAILGTKVAPGILDRYLGKTGYQSQQTDQPENQNRLSNLWEPLPGDHGAHGRFDDQAQDYSTQLWATENQDWLILGLGAGVALVALGAYLGRQAQPQTYAHQEDDRISESDINTEVARQLHQKVNRSSKLDNWNLLTGLARFAWKALTTESQNHQKATQS from the coding sequence ATGAATACATCAAAACCTGAAGTTGTCGTCATTACCGGAGCCTCCGCCGGTATAGGAAGAGCCACTGTCCGCGCCTTTGCCAAACGAGGGGCGTACATTGGACTAGTCGCCCGCAGCCGCGATGGGCTAGAAGGGGCGCGTCAAGAAGTTGAATCAGCTGGCGGTAAAGCATTGATGTTACCAACTGATGTTTCCAATCCAGAGCAAGTAGAGGCTGCTGCGGCAGCCGTTGAGAAGGAGTTTGGCCCGATTGATATTTGGGTTAATAACGCGATGGCATCAATTTTGTCGCCATTTTTGGAGATCAAACCAGAGGAATTTCGGCGCGTTACCGAGGTGACATACCTGGGATATGTGTATGGCACAATGGCGGCTTTGCGACGGATGAAGCCACGCGATCGCGGCACAATTGTCCAAGTCGGTTCTGCCTTAGCTTATCGCTCAATTCCTTTACAGTCAGCTTATTGCGGTGCTAAGTCTGCGATTCGCGGATTTACAGACTCTATTCGGTGCGAACTGCATCATGATGGTAGCAACGTTCACATCACAATGGTACAAATGCCAGCAGTCAATACGCCGCAGTTTGACTGGATTAAGAACAATATGCCCCATAAATCCCAGCCAGTGCCGCCTATTTTCCAACCAGAAGTGGCAGCTGAGGCGATTGTATGGGCAGCAACTCACAAACGGCGAGAACTTTATGTCGGTAGTTCCACAGTTGAGGCTATTTTGGGAACTAAAGTTGCCCCAGGAATACTAGACCGCTACCTCGGTAAGACTGGATATCAAAGCCAGCAGACAGACCAACCAGAGAATCAAAATCGCCTTAGCAACTTGTGGGAACCCCTACCAGGTGATCACGGCGCTCATGGTAGATTTGATGACCAAGCACAGGATTACAGCACTCAACTTTGGGCAACTGAAAATCAAGATTGGCTGATTTTAGGATTGGGTGCTGGTGTTGCCCTAGTAGCGTTAGGGGCTTATTTAGGACGTCAAGCTCAACCTCAAACTTATGCACATCAAGAAGACGACAGAATCAGTGAGTCAGATATTAATACTGAAGTAGCGCGACAGTTGCATCAAAAAGTAAATCGCAGCAGCAAACTAGATAACTGGAATCTATTAACAGGATTAGCTCGATTTGCTTGGAAAGCATTAACAACAGAATCTCAAAATCACCAAAAAGCTACCCAAAGCTAG
- a CDS encoding cation diffusion facilitator family transporter produces the protein MASDSSKKTIFAAMGANLAIAITKFVTAFITNSSAMISEGIHSLVDTVDQLLLLLGIRMSQKPADDSHPFGYGQELYFWTLIVAILIFSIGGGMSIYEGIIHVINPSPLEDPMWNYIVLGIAIIFEGFSWTVALREFLPTKGNQTFWQAIKNSKDPTIFTVLFEDSAAILGLLVALLGVFLGHLFNNIYFDGIASIIIGIILAIVAVLLAIESKGLLVGESANSQTIANIRSLSKKEPRVQEVIRVLTMQLAPQEVLLNLEIQFSKNLTGEEIASTVDNLEAKIRQKHPEIKQIFIEAKSLAATRKSSRTS, from the coding sequence ATGGCTTCAGATTCATCCAAGAAAACAATTTTTGCGGCGATGGGTGCTAATTTAGCGATCGCTATCACGAAATTTGTCACTGCTTTCATTACCAACAGTTCAGCGATGATATCTGAGGGTATTCATTCACTAGTAGATACTGTTGATCAATTATTACTGCTGCTCGGAATTCGCATGAGTCAAAAGCCAGCAGATGATAGTCATCCCTTTGGTTATGGGCAAGAACTTTACTTTTGGACTTTAATTGTTGCTATCCTTATTTTTTCTATTGGTGGAGGAATGTCTATTTATGAAGGAATCATTCATGTAATTAACCCTAGTCCTTTAGAAGACCCAATGTGGAATTATATTGTCTTGGGTATAGCAATAATATTTGAGGGTTTTTCTTGGACTGTGGCTTTAAGAGAGTTTCTGCCAACCAAGGGTAATCAAACATTTTGGCAAGCAATTAAAAATAGTAAAGACCCTACTATATTTACCGTCTTATTTGAGGATTCTGCGGCAATTTTAGGTTTGCTTGTAGCTTTATTAGGAGTTTTTTTAGGACATTTATTTAACAATATTTATTTTGATGGTATTGCCTCAATTATTATTGGCATTATCTTAGCTATAGTAGCAGTATTACTAGCAATTGAAAGTAAAGGATTATTAGTTGGAGAGAGTGCTAATTCTCAAACTATAGCTAATATCCGTTCTTTATCCAAAAAAGAACCAAGAGTCCAAGAAGTTATACGTGTACTTACAATGCAACTTGCTCCACAGGAAGTATTACTCAACTTAGAAATTCAATTTTCAAAAAATCTCACAGGTGAAGAAATAGCATCCACTGTAGATAATTTAGAAGCTAAAATTCGCCAAAAACATCCTGAAATTAAACAAATATTTATCGAAGCTAAATCCTTAGCAGCCACTCGTAAATCTTCTCGGACTTCTTAA